TTTGTTGAGATGTGTTTGCAGGAAGAGGAATAGGCGACGGGAAGATACGGGTATATAGGAGTACGGAAACGTAATTTTGAGTTTTACAGGCTTAATCGCCAGGTGATAAGTATGATTGAAGAACAATTCAAAAACATGCATGATATAATGATGCGTTTTGACCAACAAATCGACTATGTAACGCTGCATGAAGAATGGAAAGAGCTTGGCTGTGATTTTGACGACCATTTTCAAAATGAACAATCCTGTAATGAATTGAAGATGGAATGGGATACCTACGCATCGAACGTCTATGGATTAAGTACACATCAAATCACCCATCCGAATTGGCAAGATGCGCTATGGCGATACAAGTGGTACGTATTGTTGGAACAATCCTTTTTTGACCGATGGAAAAGGTATCGCTTCTTGCAGTATTATGATCTATCCTGCTACCCTAATATTTATATTGAAATGGAGAGTATGGAGCAATTACGAGTGTATAGTTTGAAGCTGATCCGTGATCTGAATCATCAGTACAGGGCATATAATAAATATAGTGGAATAATCAAGGTTTGATATTAAATACATGCTCACGCATAACCAATAACAGCATCCCACTAAGGTGATGTACAAAACAATATGCCTGTTTGGAATGAACGATGGAGTTGACAAACATTCCAAACAGGCATATATTGTTACATGTTAATCGTAATAATTACTATTTAAAGCTTGCAGTAGACTATGGTCCATTATTGGGTAGCATACAACAAATGATGATAAGGAACGGGGAGAAGCAAACATGACTGGGACACAGAAACCATTGCCGGTGACGGTATTGAGTGGCTATTTGGGAGCAGGCAAGACGACGGTATTGAATCATGTGCTGAACAATCGTCAAGGGCTGAAGGTAGCAGTCATTGTCAATGACATGAGCGAGATCAATATAGATGCTGCATTGGTACGAGAGCAAGGCGGCTTGTCACGCACGGAGGAAAAGCTGGTCGAGATGTCCAATGGCTGCATTTGCTGCACATTACGCGATGATCTGTTGCAGGAGGTAGAGAGACTGACCCATGAAGGGCGTTTCGATTATATTCTAATTGAGTCGACAGGCATTAGTGAACCGGTGCCGGTGGCACAGACCTTTACGTATGCAGATGAAGAGTCGGGGATTGATCTGAGTCAGTTGGCGCGATTGGATTGCATGGTTACCGTTGTGGATGCGAATCGGTTTTGGCATGATTATCAGTCGGGTGAAACACTATTACAACGCGGACAAGCAACAGGGCAGGACGATACGCGTGATGTTGTAGACCTGCTGATTGATCAGATTGAGACATGTGATGTATTACTACTGAATAAATGCGATCTGATGAAGCCTGCTGAGTTGGAACAACTGGAAAGCGTGATCCGTCAGCTACAGCCACATGCACAGATCATTCGTACGGTGAACGGAGAGATTGATCCAGCGCGAATATTGAACACGGGATTGTTTGATTTTGAGCGGACCAGTCAGTCGTCGAGTTGGATACGCGAATTGGAGCTGGAGGAGCATACGCCGGAAACGGAGGAGTATGGAATTAGCTCGTTTGTATATCGTCGACGTGCTCCGTTTCATCCAGAACGCCTGGCAGAATTCATGAACTATTGGCCAGAAGAAGTCGTTCGTGCGAAAGGGCTGGTATGGCTAGCAGCAGAGGGCGATATGGCGGCAAGCCTGAGCCAAGCAGGTCCGTCAATTCAATTTGGACCGGCTGGACATTGGGTTGCGGCATTGCCGGAAGATGAGCAGACGATGATTTTGCAAGAGGAAGATGATGTTCGCGCTCGGTGGGATGAACGTTGGGGTGATCGACTGACGGAAATGGTAATGATCGGCATCGGTATGGATCGTCAACAGTTGGAA
The DNA window shown above is from Paenibacillus sp. JQZ6Y-1 and carries:
- a CDS encoding GTP-binding protein gives rise to the protein MTGTQKPLPVTVLSGYLGAGKTTVLNHVLNNRQGLKVAVIVNDMSEINIDAALVREQGGLSRTEEKLVEMSNGCICCTLRDDLLQEVERLTHEGRFDYILIESTGISEPVPVAQTFTYADEESGIDLSQLARLDCMVTVVDANRFWHDYQSGETLLQRGQATGQDDTRDVVDLLIDQIETCDVLLLNKCDLMKPAELEQLESVIRQLQPHAQIIRTVNGEIDPARILNTGLFDFERTSQSSSWIRELELEEHTPETEEYGISSFVYRRRAPFHPERLAEFMNYWPEEVVRAKGLVWLAAEGDMAASLSQAGPSIQFGPAGHWVAALPEDEQTMILQEEDDVRARWDERWGDRLTEMVMIGIGMDRQQLESELDECLLDEQEMQQEWSEFVNPLPWPVHVQ